The following are encoded together in the Deinococcus soli (ex Cha et al. 2016) genome:
- a CDS encoding RidA family protein produces MIPRNPEDVHAPLTSYVHQIEVPSPARWLVLSGQLGQHPDGSVPEDPIAQVEVALENLNRNLAAASMTVSDIVKLTIYLVSEVDAAARRAVFARWLDGHLPCMTLLYVTALAAPQYKVELDAWACRATPERTDT; encoded by the coding sequence ATGATCCCAAGAAACCCAGAGGACGTTCACGCGCCGTTGACCAGTTACGTACACCAGATCGAGGTGCCCAGCCCAGCACGCTGGCTGGTACTGTCGGGGCAGCTGGGCCAGCACCCGGACGGGAGCGTACCCGAAGACCCGATTGCGCAGGTCGAGGTGGCGCTGGAGAACCTGAATCGCAACCTCGCTGCGGCCAGCATGACCGTCAGTGACATCGTGAAGCTCACCATCTATCTCGTCAGTGAGGTCGACGCGGCCGCGCGCCGCGCCGTCTTCGCCCGCTGGCTGGACGGACATCTCCCGTGCATGACCTTGCTGTATGTCACCGCCCTCGCGGCGCCACAGTACAAGGTGGAACTCGACGCCTGGGCCTGCCGCGCCACGCCTGAGAGGACGGACACCTGA
- a CDS encoding ABC transporter ATP-binding protein encodes MTGDRGGAEDAAVRVRDLRKGYVVHEKEPGFLGSLRSFVSRRSRVVEAVRGVSFDLAPGEVVGFLGPNGAGKTTTLKMLSGLLHPSGGEVRVAGFEPGRRENAFLRQITLVMGQKQQLIWDLPALDSFLVNQAIYEIPDAQFRATMAEFTEVLGLEGILKKQVRKLSLGERMKCELAAALLHRPKVLFLDEPTIGLDVNMQESVRAFVQDYNARYGATVMLTSHYMADVTALARRILVIDRGEVVFDGDLARLAEQGGGGKTVRLQLRRPATADELGRFGSEVRVDGLSAELTVPRALVSERAAALLAELDVADLTVEDPSIESVMASLFGARAGQAGQPERTPEPV; translated from the coding sequence ATGACGGGTGATCGGGGTGGGGCGGAGGACGCGGCGGTGCGGGTGCGTGACCTGCGCAAGGGGTACGTGGTGCACGAGAAGGAGCCGGGGTTCCTGGGGAGCCTGCGGTCGTTCGTGAGCCGCAGGTCGCGGGTGGTGGAGGCGGTGCGGGGCGTGTCGTTCGACCTGGCGCCGGGTGAGGTGGTGGGGTTCCTGGGCCCGAACGGGGCGGGGAAGACCACGACCCTGAAGATGCTGTCGGGCCTGCTGCACCCGTCGGGCGGTGAGGTGCGCGTGGCGGGCTTCGAGCCGGGGCGGCGGGAGAACGCGTTCCTGCGGCAGATCACGCTGGTGATGGGGCAGAAGCAGCAGCTCATCTGGGACCTCCCGGCGCTGGATTCGTTCCTGGTGAATCAGGCGATCTACGAGATCCCGGACGCGCAGTTCCGGGCGACGATGGCCGAGTTCACGGAGGTGCTGGGCCTGGAGGGCATCCTGAAGAAGCAGGTGCGCAAGCTGTCGCTGGGCGAACGGATGAAGTGCGAGCTGGCGGCGGCGCTGCTGCACCGCCCGAAGGTGCTGTTCCTGGATGAGCCGACGATCGGGCTGGACGTGAACATGCAGGAGTCGGTGCGGGCGTTCGTGCAGGACTACAACGCGCGGTACGGGGCGACGGTGATGCTCACGAGCCATTACATGGCGGACGTGACGGCCCTGGCGCGCCGCATCCTGGTGATCGACCGGGGCGAGGTGGTGTTCGACGGGGACCTGGCGCGCCTGGCCGAGCAGGGCGGCGGGGGGAAGACCGTGCGGCTGCAATTGCGCCGCCCAGCGACGGCAGACGAGCTGGGCCGCTTCGGGTCGGAGGTGCGCGTGGACGGCCTGAGCGCCGAGCTGACGGTGCCGCGCGCGCTGGTCAGTGAGCGGGCGGCGGCGCTGTTGGCGGAGCTGGACGTGGCGGACCTGACGGTGGAGGACCCCAGTATCGAGAGCGTGATGGCGTCCCTGTTCGGCGCGCGGGCCGGTCAGGCTGGTCAGCCGGAACGCACCCCGGAGCCTGTGTGA
- the rpiA gene encoding ribose 5-phosphate isomerase A, with amino-acid sequence MDLEALKREAALRAVALVKSGDRVGLGTGSTAKYAIEEIGRKLAAGELTGVVGVATSEASDTLARQVGIPVEPLDPRPLDIAIDGADEIAPNLDLIKGLGGALLREKLTEVQARRFIVIADHTKLVEHIGEKSALPIEIARFGFLSTIERLRVILPSGRLRQSGAQPYVTDNGNYIFDAQIPAGTDIAALERQLKGTLGVVDTGLFLGMAERAFVAAPDGVTELTPR; translated from the coding sequence ATGGATCTGGAGGCGTTGAAGCGCGAGGCGGCCCTGCGTGCCGTTGCCCTGGTGAAGAGTGGGGACCGGGTGGGCCTGGGGACGGGCAGCACCGCGAAGTACGCCATCGAGGAGATCGGCCGGAAACTCGCGGCGGGTGAACTGACGGGCGTGGTGGGCGTGGCAACCAGCGAGGCGAGTGACACGCTGGCCCGGCAGGTGGGCATTCCCGTGGAGCCGCTCGACCCGCGTCCGCTGGATATCGCAATTGACGGTGCGGACGAGATCGCGCCGAACCTCGACCTGATCAAGGGTCTGGGCGGGGCGCTGCTGCGCGAGAAACTGACAGAGGTGCAGGCGCGGCGGTTCATCGTGATCGCCGATCACACGAAACTGGTGGAGCACATCGGCGAGAAGTCCGCGCTGCCCATCGAGATCGCCCGGTTCGGGTTCCTGAGCACCATCGAGCGCCTGCGCGTCATCCTCCCGTCGGGGCGGTTGCGGCAGTCGGGCGCGCAGCCGTACGTGACGGACAACGGGAATTACATTTTCGACGCGCAGATTCCTGCCGGGACGGATATCGCCGCGCTGGAACGCCAGCTGAAGGGCACGCTGGGCGTCGTGGACACGGGGCTGTTCCTGGGCATGGCCGAGCGGGCCTTCGTGGCGGCCCCGGACGGCGTGACCGAACTGACGCCCCGCTGA
- a CDS encoding peroxiredoxin yields MSDSVQVPVVGEAFPAFTLMDAAGQAHSLPDFVGRYVVLYVYPKDDTPGCTREACDFRDNVLLRERGAAILGVSADDADSHARFAEKFSLPFPLLSDPGAVFLRSIGSFGTKNMYGKVTEGIKRQTFLIGPDGRLVKSWLAVKVDGHADHVAAAIEKDRAAKGGN; encoded by the coding sequence ATGAGTGATTCGGTGCAGGTTCCGGTGGTGGGGGAGGCGTTCCCGGCGTTCACGTTGATGGACGCGGCGGGGCAGGCGCATTCGCTGCCTGATTTCGTGGGGCGGTACGTGGTGCTGTACGTGTACCCGAAGGACGACACGCCGGGGTGCACGCGGGAGGCGTGTGATTTCCGGGACAACGTGCTGCTGCGCGAGCGTGGCGCGGCGATTCTGGGCGTGAGCGCGGATGACGCGGACAGTCACGCGCGGTTCGCGGAGAAGTTCAGCCTGCCGTTCCCGCTGCTGAGTGATCCGGGCGCGGTGTTCCTGCGGTCCATCGGGTCGTTCGGGACGAAGAACATGTACGGGAAGGTCACGGAGGGCATCAAGCGTCAGACCTTCCTGATCGGCCCGGATGGCCGGCTGGTGAAGTCGTGGCTGGCGGTGAAGGTGGACGGGCACGCGGACCACGTGGCGGCGGCCATCGAGAAGGACCGCGCGGCGAAGGGTGGGAACTGA
- a CDS encoding ABC transporter permease, translated as MAEYRAEVVIWMLSGTLSLVMMLVWMAQAAAAPGGQIRGYSAPEFATYFLSTWLVSQLLVVWVSHELDFQIRQGTLSPQLLRPVDPMWLHVASHVAERLVRIVPLLALVGVFTWLSGASFTREWWAYPAALGLAALGFSVRFLYEYAIGLLAFWTESSASFQEVVWLVYAALGGMFAPLAFYPDWVQCVAVWTPFPYMLGLPAQLLAGKATLAQAGRGALVLLVWLAVFWVVRLIVWRIGLRKYGAVGA; from the coding sequence ATGGCCGAGTACCGCGCCGAGGTCGTGATCTGGATGCTGTCGGGCACGCTGTCCCTGGTCATGATGCTCGTGTGGATGGCGCAGGCCGCCGCCGCGCCCGGTGGGCAGATCCGCGGGTACAGCGCGCCGGAGTTCGCCACCTACTTCCTGTCCACGTGGCTGGTGTCGCAGCTGCTGGTCGTGTGGGTGTCGCACGAGCTGGACTTCCAGATCCGTCAGGGGACGCTGTCGCCGCAGCTGCTGCGCCCGGTGGACCCCATGTGGCTGCACGTCGCGTCGCACGTCGCCGAGCGGCTGGTGCGGATCGTGCCGCTGCTGGCACTGGTGGGGGTGTTCACGTGGCTGTCCGGCGCGTCCTTCACCCGCGAGTGGTGGGCGTACCCGGCGGCCCTGGGACTGGCCGCGCTGGGCTTCAGCGTGCGGTTCCTGTATGAGTACGCCATCGGCCTGCTGGCCTTCTGGACCGAGAGCAGCGCGTCCTTTCAGGAGGTCGTGTGGCTGGTGTACGCCGCGCTGGGTGGCATGTTCGCACCCCTGGCCTTCTACCCCGATTGGGTGCAGTGCGTCGCCGTCTGGACGCCGTTCCCGTACATGCTGGGCCTCCCCGCGCAACTCCTGGCCGGAAAGGCCACCCTGGCTCAGGCCGGGCGCGGCGCCCTGGTACTTCTCGTGTGGCTCGCGGTGTTCTGGGTGGTGCGCCTGATCGTCTGGCGGATCGGCCTGCGTAAATACGGCGCGGTGGGCGCATGA
- a CDS encoding phosphoribosylglycinamide formyltransferase → MNLGFLASHGGSAARHLVEACRAGELNATPVALVSNNSRSPALAWARDAGLAVAHLSSANYPDPDDLDAAILDVLVGAGADTLVLSGYMREIGPRVLAHFAGRLVNIHPSLLPRHGGRGMYGDRVHESVLASGDLESGATVHLVTAGIDEGPILAQARVPVHPGDDLANLKARVQATEGDLMLRAVRSLG, encoded by the coding sequence ATGAACCTCGGCTTTCTCGCCTCGCACGGCGGCAGCGCCGCGCGGCACCTCGTCGAGGCCTGCCGCGCGGGCGAGCTGAACGCCACCCCGGTCGCCCTGGTCAGCAACAACAGCCGCTCCCCGGCCCTCGCCTGGGCACGCGACGCGGGCCTAGCAGTCGCACACCTCAGCAGCGCGAACTACCCCGACCCGGACGACCTGGACGCCGCCATCCTGGACGTCCTCGTCGGCGCGGGCGCGGACACACTCGTCCTCAGCGGCTACATGCGCGAGATCGGCCCCCGCGTCCTGGCGCACTTCGCGGGCCGCCTCGTGAACATCCACCCCAGCCTCCTGCCCCGCCACGGCGGACGCGGCATGTACGGCGACCGCGTCCACGAGAGCGTCCTCGCCAGCGGCGACCTAGAGAGCGGCGCCACCGTCCACCTCGTCACCGCCGGCATCGACGAAGGCCCCATCCTCGCGCAGGCCCGCGTGCCCGTCCACCCAGGCGACGACCTCGCCAACCTCAAGGCCCGCGTGCAGGCCACCGAGGGCGACCTCATGCTGCGCGCCGTCCGGAGCCTCGGGTAA
- a CDS encoding DUF402 domain-containing protein, with protein sequence MKRKVFDLSGWARVTRHTQTVLHVPGHVIVDFVAHDVIRPLDVPIPGRDGLRRILGSGYRWVRAHPTSGHGAPGSALTMQLDAAGRPVQYYIDLHGGEGWHDSGYPWHDDLYLDVIGHPAEHDPWVIDATGIIDGDELDDAVTQGLVTPAQADATWTHARHVETQLQAGTYPPVHVLKRYLEDPYT encoded by the coding sequence ATGAAACGGAAAGTCTTCGACCTGAGCGGCTGGGCGCGCGTCACCCGCCACACCCAGACCGTCCTGCACGTCCCCGGACACGTGATCGTGGACTTCGTCGCGCACGACGTCATCCGGCCCCTCGACGTGCCCATCCCCGGACGGGACGGCCTGCGCCGCATCCTGGGCAGCGGGTACCGCTGGGTGCGCGCCCACCCCACCAGCGGGCACGGCGCGCCCGGCAGCGCCCTGACCATGCAGCTCGACGCCGCCGGGCGACCCGTGCAGTACTACATCGACCTGCACGGCGGCGAGGGCTGGCACGACAGCGGGTACCCCTGGCACGACGACCTGTACCTCGACGTGATCGGCCACCCCGCCGAACACGACCCCTGGGTGATCGACGCGACCGGCATCATCGACGGGGACGAACTCGACGACGCCGTCACCCAGGGCCTCGTCACACCCGCCCAGGCCGACGCCACCTGGACACACGCGCGGCATGTCGAAACGCAACTCCAGGCGGGTACCTACCCACCCGTGCACGTCCTCAAGCGCTACCTGGAAGACCCGTACACCTGA
- a CDS encoding dipeptidase, translating to MTTPDLSVLLDRDRAEAELFDLLRIPSVSADPTRTADMAATAEFLRAKLADLGFTARIDPTAGHPVVYAERLNAPGQPTVLIYGHYDVQPEAPLEEWVTPPFEPTVRDGRIYARGSTDDKGQAYAHVKGVELLLSQGELPVNVKFLLEGEEEIGSPNLEPYLRDHAGELKADVIVISDGSRFAPDVPTITYGVRGLSYVEIHVQGANRDLHSGSYGGAAPNPINALAEIITRLKDDQGRVTIPGFYDGIDDLTDTERQMWADLPHDDAAFAASIGVPALPGEAGYTTLERLWGRPTLDVNGIWGGYQGEGSKTVIAAKAGAKVSMRLVPGQDPERITRLISEYVPTLAPAGTTAVVHPHHGGRPFKFDLNSPYNLAANRALKRVFGREAVFARTGGSIPIVAAFNDILHAPVLFVDLGLNEDAPHSPNESFAVTDYHNGILTSAYLLQELGAPDTAE from the coding sequence ATGACCACGCCTGATCTGAGTGTCCTGCTCGACCGTGACCGCGCTGAGGCGGAGCTGTTCGACCTGCTGCGCATCCCCTCCGTCAGCGCCGACCCCACCCGCACGGCGGACATGGCCGCCACCGCCGAGTTCCTGCGCGCCAAACTGGCGGACCTGGGCTTCACAGCCCGCATCGACCCGACCGCCGGGCACCCCGTCGTGTACGCCGAGCGCCTGAACGCCCCCGGTCAACCCACCGTCCTGATCTACGGCCACTATGACGTGCAGCCCGAGGCGCCGCTGGAGGAATGGGTCACGCCGCCCTTCGAACCCACCGTCCGCGACGGGCGCATCTACGCGCGCGGCAGCACCGACGACAAGGGACAGGCGTACGCGCACGTCAAGGGCGTGGAACTGCTGCTCTCGCAGGGCGAACTGCCCGTGAACGTGAAATTCCTGCTCGAAGGCGAGGAGGAGATCGGCAGCCCCAACCTCGAACCGTACCTACGCGACCACGCCGGGGAACTCAAGGCCGACGTGATCGTCATCAGCGACGGGAGCCGCTTCGCGCCCGACGTGCCCACCATCACCTACGGCGTGCGCGGCCTGAGCTACGTCGAGATTCACGTCCAGGGCGCCAACCGCGACCTGCACAGCGGCAGCTACGGCGGCGCTGCCCCCAACCCCATCAACGCGCTGGCCGAGATCATCACGCGCCTCAAGGACGACCAGGGCCGCGTCACCATCCCCGGCTTCTACGACGGCATCGACGACCTGACCGACACCGAACGCCAGATGTGGGCCGACCTCCCCCACGACGACGCTGCGTTCGCCGCGAGCATCGGCGTGCCCGCCCTGCCCGGCGAGGCCGGGTACACCACCCTCGAACGCCTGTGGGGCCGCCCTACCCTCGACGTGAACGGCATCTGGGGCGGCTACCAGGGCGAAGGCAGCAAGACCGTCATCGCCGCCAAGGCCGGCGCGAAGGTCAGCATGCGCCTCGTGCCCGGACAGGATCCCGAGCGCATCACGCGGCTCATCAGCGAGTACGTGCCCACCCTCGCGCCCGCAGGGACCACCGCCGTCGTCCACCCGCACCACGGCGGCCGCCCCTTCAAGTTCGACCTGAACAGCCCCTACAACCTCGCCGCGAACCGCGCCCTCAAGCGCGTCTTCGGCCGTGAAGCCGTGTTCGCCCGCACCGGCGGCAGCATCCCGATCGTCGCGGCCTTCAACGACATCCTGCACGCCCCCGTCCTGTTCGTGGACCTCGGCCTGAACGAGGACGCCCCCCACAGCCCCAACGAGAGCTTCGCCGTCACCGACTACCACAACGGCATTCTCACCAGCGCCTACCTGCTTCAGGAACTCGGCGCACCCGACACCGCCGAATGA
- a CDS encoding ABC transporter ATP-binding protein produces MDRTQSSAGPPALRLSGITKRFPGVVANDAVDLTVHAGEVLALLGENGAGKSTLISILYGLYQPDEGAVELAGQPVRIGSPAHARRLGIGLVPQHPLLVSRHSVAENLALGRVGGLFPARRVAGQVRELSARYGLEVNPDARVSDLSPGEKQRVEIVRALLGGARVLILDEPTSVLTPQEAEGLFRVMRELKADGRSLIFISHKLDEVLAVADRVTVLRRGKVVGGVPTQGATRESLAELMVGRSVDFTRKRAGGPGADAGALLSVRDLSAQGARGLPALRGVSFELRRGEVLGVAGIAGNGQSELVEVLAGLHAATGSVTLDGQALTGDAASRFRSGVAHIPEDRIHSGTVPSMTVAENLALRDFGRPPLARGLARDLTATDERARREVEAYAVATPGIHTPTRLLSGGNIQKLILARELAGQPKLILAVHPTYGLDIGATDQVHRVLLDRTQEGAGVLLVSEDLDELLSLSDRVTVMVGGALLGPFPVAEVTRESLGLLMGGAHPHSLPGATQGVGA; encoded by the coding sequence GTGGACCGAACCCAATCTTCTGCCGGGCCGCCCGCGTTGCGGCTGAGTGGCATCACGAAACGTTTCCCGGGTGTGGTCGCGAACGACGCGGTGGACCTGACCGTCCACGCGGGCGAGGTGCTGGCGCTGCTGGGTGAGAACGGCGCGGGCAAGAGCACGCTGATCTCGATCCTGTACGGCCTGTACCAGCCCGACGAGGGCGCGGTGGAACTGGCAGGCCAGCCGGTGCGGATCGGCAGTCCGGCGCATGCGCGGCGGCTCGGGATCGGGCTGGTGCCGCAGCATCCGCTGCTGGTGTCGCGGCACTCGGTCGCGGAGAATCTGGCGCTGGGCCGCGTGGGCGGGCTGTTCCCGGCGCGGCGCGTGGCGGGGCAGGTGCGTGAGCTGTCCGCGCGGTACGGGCTGGAGGTGAACCCGGACGCGCGCGTGTCGGACCTCTCGCCGGGCGAGAAGCAGCGCGTGGAGATCGTGCGGGCCCTGCTGGGCGGCGCGCGGGTGCTGATTCTCGACGAGCCCACCAGCGTGCTGACGCCGCAGGAGGCCGAGGGCCTGTTCCGCGTGATGCGCGAACTGAAGGCGGACGGGCGCAGCCTGATCTTCATCTCGCACAAGCTGGACGAGGTGCTGGCCGTCGCGGACCGCGTGACGGTGCTGCGGCGCGGGAAGGTCGTGGGCGGCGTGCCCACGCAGGGCGCGACCCGCGAGAGCCTCGCGGAGCTGATGGTGGGCCGCAGCGTGGACTTCACCCGCAAGCGCGCGGGCGGTCCCGGTGCGGACGCGGGCGCGCTGCTGAGCGTGCGGGACCTGAGTGCGCAGGGCGCGCGCGGCCTGCCCGCGCTGCGCGGCGTGAGTTTCGAGCTGCGCCGGGGCGAGGTGCTGGGCGTGGCCGGGATCGCCGGGAATGGCCAGAGCGAACTGGTCGAGGTCCTGGCGGGGTTGCACGCGGCGACCGGGTCGGTCACGCTGGACGGTCAGGCGCTGACCGGGGACGCGGCGTCGCGTTTCCGGTCGGGCGTGGCGCACATTCCTGAGGACCGCATTCACAGCGGCACGGTGCCCAGCATGACGGTCGCGGAGAACCTCGCCCTGAGGGACTTCGGGCGGCCGCCGCTGGCGCGCGGCCTGGCGCGCGACCTGACCGCCACCGACGAGCGGGCGCGCCGCGAGGTGGAAGCCTACGCGGTCGCCACGCCGGGCATTCACACGCCCACGCGGCTGCTGTCGGGCGGGAACATCCAGAAGCTGATCCTGGCGCGGGAACTGGCCGGGCAGCCGAAACTGATCCTGGCGGTGCACCCCACGTACGGGCTGGACATCGGCGCGACCGATCAGGTGCACCGGGTGCTGCTGGACCGCACGCAGGAGGGCGCGGGCGTGCTGCTGGTCAGTGAGGATCTGGACGAACTGCTGAGCCTGTCGGACCGCGTGACGGTCATGGTGGGCGGCGCGCTGCTGGGGCCGTTCCCGGTGGCCGAGGTGACACGGGAGTCGCTGGGCCTGCTGATGGGCGGCGCACACCCGCACAGCCTGCCCGGAGCCACACAGGGGGTGGGCGCATGA
- a CDS encoding DUF402 domain-containing protein, translating to MKRKDGRYLQFFPGVQGTQRVVTLPEGWLVDVTFTHVPEPHAVTVQGVTVPTLAVGARWLTLVPPQGHAALLVILNGETPVFAYADVCAATGLGEDGIPWLDDLYLDVRATLSADWTPGVPEIIDADELDTALHSGEITPEQHALAWATAREVEHQLARNTFPLLPAIQAFVSPAS from the coding sequence GTGAAGCGCAAGGATGGCCGGTACCTCCAGTTCTTTCCCGGTGTGCAGGGCACGCAGCGCGTCGTGACGCTGCCTGAGGGCTGGCTGGTGGACGTGACCTTCACGCACGTTCCAGAGCCGCACGCGGTGACCGTGCAGGGGGTCACGGTGCCCACCCTGGCGGTCGGAGCGCGCTGGCTGACGCTGGTGCCCCCACAGGGACACGCGGCGCTGCTGGTCATCCTGAACGGAGAAACGCCCGTGTTCGCCTACGCGGACGTGTGCGCCGCCACCGGACTGGGCGAGGACGGGATACCGTGGCTGGACGACCTGTACCTCGACGTGCGCGCCACCCTGAGCGCCGACTGGACGCCCGGCGTTCCGGAAATCATCGACGCGGACGAACTCGACACCGCCCTGCACAGTGGCGAGATCACCCCGGAGCAGCACGCACTGGCCTGGGCCACGGCGCGGGAGGTGGAACATCAACTGGCCCGCAACACGTTCCCGCTGCTTCCGGCCATCCAGGCCTTTGTGTCGCCAGCCTCGTGA
- a CDS encoding metallophosphoesterase, which yields MRPLWVVGDIHGAYDKLRALLLRAGLIDFDGSWTAGDTHLVFLGDYVDRGPNGLEVIRLIRSLEVQATEVGGQVTALLGNHEVMFLASLVFRHVDPHDRMGFREYWLENGGQPRDVDLLEPSDLGWLSNRPAITVSHGWLMVHADSLMYLRLGDSVKDVNAEVARILANPDPDEWGLFLNWFTERMAFALGEGEAKARRALSVFGGDRIVHGHTPVYVLLDEALHGPTVGAGAPIPYAGRLCVAMDSGMAYREDAGFIARLNPQGIAEVVAFPSGSSLY from the coding sequence ATGAGGCCCCTGTGGGTGGTGGGGGACATTCACGGGGCGTACGACAAGCTGCGCGCGCTTCTGCTGCGCGCGGGCCTGATCGACTTTGACGGCTCGTGGACCGCCGGGGACACGCACCTGGTGTTTCTCGGAGATTACGTGGACCGCGGGCCGAACGGCCTGGAGGTCATCCGCCTGATCCGCAGCCTGGAGGTGCAGGCGACGGAGGTGGGGGGGCAGGTGACGGCGCTGCTGGGGAATCACGAGGTGATGTTCCTGGCGTCGCTGGTGTTCCGTCACGTGGACCCGCACGACCGGATGGGGTTCCGGGAGTACTGGCTGGAGAACGGCGGTCAGCCGCGTGACGTGGACCTGCTGGAACCGAGTGATCTGGGGTGGCTGTCGAACCGTCCGGCGATAACCGTGTCACACGGGTGGTTGATGGTGCATGCCGACAGCCTGATGTACCTGCGGCTGGGCGACTCGGTGAAGGACGTGAATGCGGAGGTCGCACGCATCCTGGCCAATCCGGACCCGGACGAGTGGGGCCTGTTCCTGAACTGGTTCACGGAGCGTATGGCGTTCGCGCTGGGTGAGGGGGAAGCCAAGGCCCGCCGGGCCCTGTCGGTGTTTGGTGGGGACCGGATCGTGCATGGGCACACGCCGGTGTATGTCCTGCTGGATGAGGCGCTGCATGGCCCGACGGTGGGCGCGGGCGCCCCGATTCCGTACGCGGGGCGGCTGTGCGTGGCGATGGACAGCGGCATGGCGTACCGGGAGGACGCGGGGTTTATCGCGCGGCTGAATCCGCAGGGCATTGCGGAGGTCGTGGCGTTTCCAAGTGGGAGCTCTCTGTACTGA
- the hspR gene encoding heat shock protein transcriptional repressor HspR, fused homodimer type yields the protein MPSDAKNRPVYVISVAAELVDMHPQTLRLYERKGLIRPGRSSGKTRLYSERDIEHLREIRRLTQELGVNLAGVEEVMRLQHELDDMQGEFEAEIERIESELREQAQRPEALPGVDGRIDPRDRPVYVISIAAELVDMHPQTLRLYERKQLIRPGRSSGKTRLYSERDIEHLREIRRLTQELGVNLAGVEEIMRLRHKLDATRSGLESNVRRIQEDITERMTKWRTLAEGDEPGGVDRE from the coding sequence ATGCCCAGCGACGCGAAAAACCGGCCCGTGTACGTGATCTCCGTGGCGGCGGAACTGGTGGACATGCATCCCCAGACGCTGCGCCTGTACGAACGCAAGGGCCTGATCCGCCCGGGGCGCAGCAGCGGCAAGACGCGGCTGTACAGCGAGCGCGACATCGAGCATCTGCGCGAGATCCGCCGCCTGACGCAGGAACTCGGCGTGAACCTAGCGGGTGTCGAGGAGGTCATGCGTCTTCAGCACGAGCTGGATGACATGCAGGGCGAGTTCGAGGCGGAGATCGAGCGCATCGAGAGTGAACTGCGCGAGCAGGCGCAGCGGCCCGAGGCGCTGCCGGGCGTGGACGGCCGCATCGATCCGCGTGACCGGCCGGTGTACGTGATCAGCATCGCGGCGGAACTGGTGGACATGCACCCGCAGACGCTGCGCCTGTACGAGCGTAAGCAGCTGATCCGCCCGGGGCGCAGCAGCGGCAAGACGCGGCTGTACAGCGAGCGGGACATCGAGCATCTGCGTGAGATTCGCCGCCTGACGCAGGAACTCGGCGTGAACCTTGCGGGCGTCGAGGAGATCATGCGCCTGCGCCACAAGCTGGACGCGACACGGTCGGGTCTGGAGAGCAACGTCCGCCGCATTCAGGAGGACATCACGGAGCGCATGACGAAGTGGCGCACCCTGGCGGAAGGGGATGAACCGGGCGGTGTGGACCGGGAGTGA